A single window of Chitinophaga sp. XS-30 DNA harbors:
- the rpsG gene encoding 30S ribosomal protein S7, with protein MRKQAAKKLPLAPDPRFQDKLVTRFVNNIMEQGKKSIAYKIFYDAVDRVSAQTNENGYDIWKKALSNVTPAVEVRSRRIGGATFQIPAEVRADRKVSLSIKWLVRYASERNGKSMAEKLANEIIAASKGEGAAYKKKEDTHRMAEANKAFSHFKI; from the coding sequence ATGAGAAAGCAAGCTGCGAAAAAATTACCACTGGCCCCGGACCCCAGGTTTCAGGATAAACTGGTGACCCGTTTCGTGAATAATATCATGGAACAAGGAAAAAAGAGCATTGCCTATAAAATTTTCTATGATGCCGTAGACCGCGTAAGCGCTCAGACGAACGAAAACGGTTACGATATCTGGAAAAAAGCATTATCCAACGTAACGCCTGCCGTAGAAGTACGCAGCCGCCGTATCGGTGGTGCTACCTTCCAGATCCCCGCGGAAGTTCGTGCGGACAGAAAAGTATCCCTCAGCATCAAATGGCTCGTACGTTACGCAAGCGAAAGAAACGGCAAGAGCATGGCTGAAAAACTGGCCAACGAGATCATCGCTGCCAGCAAAGGTGAAGGTGCCGCTTACAAAAAGAAAGAAGATACCCACCGTATGGCTGAAGCTAACAAAGCTTTCTCCCACTTCAAAATATAG
- the rpsL gene encoding 30S ribosomal protein S12 codes for MPTIQQLVRKGREIIRAKSKSRALDACPQRRGVCTRVYTTTPKKPNSALRKVAKVRLTNKVEVIAYIPGEGHNLQEHSIVLIRGGRVKDLPGVRYHIVRGSLDTAGVKDRKQSRSKYGTKKEKAKK; via the coding sequence ATGCCTACTATACAACAATTAGTAAGAAAAGGAAGAGAAATTATCCGGGCCAAATCCAAGTCCAGAGCATTGGATGCTTGTCCGCAGCGTCGTGGCGTTTGTACCCGTGTGTACACTACCACTCCGAAGAAACCGAACTCTGCTTTGCGTAAAGTTGCCAAAGTGCGTCTGACCAATAAAGTGGAAGTTATCGCGTATATTCCAGGTGAAGGCCATAACCTGCAGGAACACTCCATCGTACTGATCCGTGGCGGAAGGGTAAAAGATCTGCCGGGCGTACGTTACCACATCGTTCGTGGTTCCCTGGATACTGCTGGTGTGAAAGACAGGAAACAAAGCCGTTCCAAATACGGTACCAAGAAGGAAAAGGCCAAGAAATAA
- a CDS encoding branched-chain amino acid aminotransferase, with translation MMAVDYPAAKSVIMEEAMKKIKVTRTPKSRLSEVDFNNLVFGKKYADHMLVADFDGKEWKNAEILPFGHLSISPSNAAWHYGQAIFEGIKAYQDQEGNPMIFRPYDNYARFNISAERMGMPDVPEWLFIGGMAMLVDLDRGWVPGNPGCSLYLRPFMIAADEFIGVRPSDTYKFMIINSPSGPYFNKPIHLLVQDKYIRAFPGGVGYAKAAGNYGGTMYPTMQARKKGYDQILWVDGAEHKYLQECGTMNVFVVIGSRVFTPDLTNGTILAGVTRISVMEILGDMGLEVVEGPVSIDDVVKAWKDGSLREVFGTGTASSVAYVEQLDYKDHQIRLDTAKYDVSAEVINRLDAIRTGKAEDDKGWNFKI, from the coding sequence ATGATGGCAGTTGACTATCCCGCCGCTAAATCTGTAATAATGGAAGAAGCGATGAAGAAGATTAAGGTAACCAGGACCCCGAAAAGCCGGCTCAGCGAGGTGGACTTTAATAATCTGGTGTTTGGTAAAAAGTATGCGGACCATATGCTTGTGGCCGATTTTGATGGAAAAGAATGGAAGAATGCGGAAATTCTGCCTTTCGGGCATCTGAGCATCAGCCCTTCCAATGCCGCCTGGCATTACGGGCAGGCGATCTTTGAGGGCATCAAGGCTTACCAGGACCAGGAGGGCAATCCCATGATCTTCCGTCCATACGACAATTACGCCCGTTTTAATATCAGTGCGGAAAGAATGGGCATGCCCGATGTGCCGGAATGGCTCTTTATCGGGGGCATGGCCATGCTGGTGGACCTGGATCGCGGCTGGGTGCCGGGCAATCCCGGCTGTTCCCTCTACCTGCGGCCTTTTATGATCGCAGCAGACGAGTTCATCGGGGTACGGCCTTCCGATACCTATAAGTTCATGATCATCAATTCCCCTTCGGGGCCTTATTTCAACAAGCCTATCCACCTGCTGGTGCAGGACAAATATATCAGGGCCTTCCCCGGCGGGGTAGGCTATGCCAAAGCCGCGGGCAACTACGGCGGGACCATGTACCCCACCATGCAGGCGCGTAAAAAGGGGTACGACCAGATATTGTGGGTGGATGGAGCCGAACATAAATACCTGCAGGAATGCGGTACGATGAACGTATTTGTGGTCATCGGGAGCCGCGTCTTTACGCCGGATCTGACCAATGGCACCATCCTGGCCGGGGTTACCCGTATCAGCGTGATGGAGATACTGGGGGATATGGGGCTGGAAGTAGTGGAAGGGCCGGTATCCATAGATGATGTGGTGAAAGCCTGGAAAGACGGCAGCCTGCGGGAAGTTTTCGGCACCGGTACCGCCTCCAGCGTGGCGTATGTGGAGCAGCTGGACTATAAAGACCACCAGATCAGGCTGGATACTGCCAAATATGATGTTAGCGCAGAGGTCATCAACCGGCTGGATGCGATCCGCACCGGCAAGGCGGAGGATGACAAAGGATGGAATTTTAAAATTTAG
- the rdgB gene encoding RdgB/HAM1 family non-canonical purine NTP pyrophosphatase encodes MTLVFATNNDNKVREIRSMLGDAFHIVTLQEAGIDIDIPEPHDTLEANALEKSATIHRMTGKNSFSEDTGLEIDALNGEPGVLSARYAGEQKSAEDNMTKVLQLLENQPNRKARFRTVISLILEGQEYQFEGIAEGSILPARKGGKGFGYDPIFQPEGSTKAFAEMDLAEKNQFSHRGKAFRKLIDFLQQQQHGKS; translated from the coding sequence ATGACGCTAGTATTTGCTACGAATAATGACAATAAGGTCCGGGAGATCCGCTCCATGCTTGGCGATGCCTTTCACATCGTCACCCTTCAGGAAGCAGGCATCGATATCGATATACCCGAACCGCATGACACCCTGGAGGCCAATGCCCTGGAAAAATCAGCCACCATCCACCGGATGACGGGCAAAAACTCCTTTTCCGAAGACACCGGCCTGGAAATTGACGCCCTGAACGGCGAACCCGGCGTGCTTTCCGCCCGTTATGCGGGAGAACAGAAAAGCGCGGAGGACAATATGACCAAAGTGCTGCAGCTTCTGGAAAACCAGCCCAACCGGAAAGCCCGCTTCAGAACGGTGATCTCCCTCATTCTGGAAGGACAGGAATACCAGTTCGAAGGGATCGCGGAAGGCAGCATCCTCCCCGCCCGCAAAGGTGGCAAAGGCTTCGGTTACGACCCGATCTTCCAGCCGGAAGGCAGCACCAAAGCTTTTGCTGAAATGGACCTTGCGGAAAAGAACCAGTTCAGCCACCGCGGCAAGGCATTCCGGAAACTCATCGATTTTTTACAACAACAACAGCATGGCAAGAGTTAA
- a CDS encoding thioesterase family protein, which translates to MARVKIDMPSAYGFSCIIPVRIGDVNYGGHVGNDAIVSILHESRLQYLASIGCTELDAFGTSMIMADLAVLYKGEGFYGDQLTVEITADELSSAGFDLFYRISTVRDGKNSVIAEAKTGMVCFDYEQRKVARLPEALKQKLI; encoded by the coding sequence ATGGCAAGAGTTAAAATAGACATGCCCTCCGCCTACGGTTTCTCCTGTATCATCCCGGTACGTATCGGCGATGTGAACTACGGCGGGCATGTGGGGAACGACGCGATCGTTTCCATCCTTCATGAATCCCGCCTGCAATACCTCGCTTCCATCGGCTGCACGGAACTGGATGCCTTCGGCACCTCCATGATCATGGCGGACCTGGCGGTATTGTATAAAGGTGAGGGTTTCTACGGCGACCAGCTTACAGTGGAGATAACCGCTGATGAACTGAGCAGTGCGGGATTTGACCTGTTTTACCGTATCAGCACGGTGCGCGACGGAAAAAACAGCGTTATTGCGGAAGCCAAGACCGGCATGGTCTGCTTCGATTATGAACAGCGGAAGGTGGCCAGGCTGCCGGAAGCACTGAAACAAAAACTGATATGA
- a CDS encoding nitroreductase — MNIKEIIQLRRTVKPTSMNGKKIDDAVVQELLQLADWAPTHGLTEPWYFAVFGGDKVKTFCTDHAELYKAYTPAASYIPGNYEKLQTQGDLASHVIAICMKRGSNPKIPEVEEIAAVACAVQNIWLAATDQQIAVYWGSGGMTYTPAMQDYLGLRDEDKVLGFLYLGYSEEAPRPGRRLKPLDEKVKWM, encoded by the coding sequence ATGAATATAAAGGAGATCATACAGCTTCGCCGGACGGTGAAGCCTACCAGCATGAACGGAAAGAAGATCGATGATGCTGTTGTGCAGGAGCTTTTGCAGCTGGCGGACTGGGCGCCGACCCACGGGCTGACCGAGCCCTGGTATTTTGCCGTATTCGGCGGGGACAAGGTGAAAACGTTCTGTACAGATCATGCGGAGCTGTATAAAGCCTATACGCCGGCGGCCAGTTACATACCCGGCAATTATGAAAAGCTGCAAACGCAGGGGGACCTGGCTTCCCATGTGATCGCCATCTGCATGAAACGCGGCAGCAACCCCAAGATCCCGGAGGTGGAAGAGATAGCGGCGGTGGCTTGTGCCGTGCAGAACATCTGGCTCGCGGCAACTGACCAGCAGATAGCGGTGTACTGGGGCTCCGGGGGCATGACCTATACGCCGGCCATGCAGGATTACCTCGGGCTGCGTGATGAGGATAAAGTGCTGGGCTTCCTGTATCTCGGATATTCCGAAGAGGCCCCACGCCCCGGACGGCGCCTGAAGCCTCTTGATGAAAAAGTTAAATGGATGTAG
- a CDS encoding glycerol-3-phosphate dehydrogenase/oxidase gives MNRSEQLGTIERQQDWDVIVIGGGATGLGAALEATTRGYRTLLLEQSDFAKSTSSKATKLLHGGVRYLAQGDIALVREASIERGLLLKNAKHLSRNLSFIIPAYSWWEGIYYTIGLKLYDWMAGRLSLGRSVHISRKKTLEKLPGLKADRLSAGILYHDGQFDDARLAVNLMQTIFEQGGVALNYMKVKALQKNGNGQLSVVTAEDVETGKQYTLKAKGIINATGVFVDDILEMDNPDIKRSIVASQGVHLVLDRSFLPGDNALMIPKTSDGRVLFAVPWHNKIVVGTTDNPVKEISLDPVAMEKEINFILSTAQQYLAHPPSRKDVKSVWAGLRPLAKPEKSEKTKEISRNHKIMVSPSGLVTILGGKWTTYRKMGEDVVDKLEQVKQWPHKPSVTRELPVHGSAVKIGQDDPLYYYGSDAAAVKALGKEVLSESLGITDAQPVWAVRTEMAFTVEDVLARRTRALFLDSDEAVRIAPKVAAIMAGELGKDKHWEEQQVRSFRELAQTYQLS, from the coding sequence ATGAACCGTTCAGAACAACTGGGAACTATCGAAAGGCAGCAGGACTGGGATGTGATCGTTATCGGGGGAGGCGCTACCGGCCTCGGTGCGGCACTGGAAGCCACCACAAGAGGGTACCGGACACTGCTGCTGGAGCAATCTGATTTTGCCAAATCTACCTCGAGTAAAGCCACCAAACTGCTGCATGGCGGCGTCCGTTATCTCGCCCAGGGCGATATAGCGCTTGTCAGGGAGGCCAGCATAGAAAGAGGCCTGCTGCTGAAGAATGCCAAACACCTTTCCCGCAACCTGTCCTTTATCATTCCCGCCTATAGCTGGTGGGAAGGTATTTACTATACCATCGGACTGAAACTGTACGACTGGATGGCGGGAAGGCTCAGCCTTGGCCGTTCCGTGCACATCTCCAGGAAGAAAACACTGGAAAAACTGCCCGGCCTGAAAGCAGACCGGCTGTCCGCCGGTATCCTGTATCATGATGGGCAGTTCGATGACGCCCGGCTGGCGGTGAACCTTATGCAGACCATCTTCGAACAGGGCGGTGTGGCGCTGAATTATATGAAAGTAAAAGCCCTGCAGAAAAACGGCAATGGCCAACTGTCCGTTGTGACGGCGGAAGACGTGGAAACCGGCAAACAATACACACTCAAAGCCAAAGGGATCATCAATGCCACAGGTGTTTTTGTGGACGATATCCTGGAAATGGACAATCCCGATATCAAACGCAGCATAGTAGCCAGCCAGGGCGTGCACCTGGTGCTGGACCGCTCTTTTCTGCCGGGAGACAATGCCCTCATGATCCCCAAGACCAGCGACGGCCGCGTGCTGTTCGCCGTGCCCTGGCACAACAAGATAGTGGTGGGCACCACGGATAACCCCGTAAAGGAGATCAGCCTGGACCCTGTGGCCATGGAAAAAGAGATCAACTTCATCCTTTCCACCGCGCAGCAATACCTCGCGCACCCGCCATCCCGCAAAGACGTGAAAAGCGTCTGGGCCGGGCTAAGGCCACTGGCCAAGCCGGAGAAAAGCGAAAAAACAAAGGAAATATCCCGCAACCACAAGATCATGGTATCGCCTTCCGGCCTTGTGACCATCCTTGGCGGCAAGTGGACGACCTACCGGAAAATGGGGGAGGACGTAGTGGACAAACTGGAGCAGGTCAAACAATGGCCGCATAAACCTTCCGTTACCCGCGAGCTGCCCGTTCACGGATCGGCGGTAAAGATCGGGCAGGATGACCCCTTATATTATTATGGGTCTGATGCGGCTGCCGTTAAAGCATTGGGAAAGGAAGTGCTGAGCGAATCCCTCGGGATCACAGATGCCCAGCCGGTATGGGCAGTACGTACGGAAATGGCTTTCACCGTGGAAGATGTGCTGGCCCGCAGGACCCGCGCCCTGTTCCTGGATTCGGACGAGGCGGTGCGCATTGCGCCGAAAGTAGCGGCCATCATGGCGGGAGAATTGGGGAAAGACAAACACTGGGAAGAACAACAGGTACGTTCGTTCCGGGAGCTGGCCCAAACGTACCAGTTGTCATAA
- the glpK gene encoding glycerol kinase GlpK, with protein MSQQMNGQKKYILSLDLGSSAAGAVLFSRQGQVVMQVQKEYEKYYPQPGWIEVDPNEIWFTMLSAIEELIGRAGIQAAEIAGIGIASQRETTVIWDRSSGEPVYNAIQWQDRRTSKRCDEFRYQGFSSLIRRKTGLILDAYFSASKISWILDHIKDGRIRAEQGKLAFGTIDAWLVWKLTAGKTHVTDVTNASRTMLFNIHTLQWDEELLRLFNIPHQLLPDICSNSEIIAETEPSILEAVIPIAAMAGDQQAALFGQMCLEPGMVKNTYGSGCFALMNIGSKPIIPEQQLLTTVAWRIGGEVTYALEGSVFGGSSVFRWIRDGLGLIESTAEIEALAQTEPDNGGVLFVPALSGLGTPYWDPYARGMIIGITRGTTSGHIARAALEGVALGIADALEAMEKESGRAITALRVAGTSATYEFFMQMQTDILGYPVMRPKVMPASATGVAYLAGLATDFWTMEEVRAQYTIARVFEPNPPAPGQTVLREKWQKAIARVKNWDF; from the coding sequence ATGTCGCAGCAAATGAACGGTCAAAAGAAATATATCCTCTCCCTCGATCTTGGTTCCAGTGCAGCAGGCGCTGTTTTATTTTCCCGACAGGGCCAGGTGGTCATGCAGGTGCAGAAAGAATATGAGAAATATTATCCCCAACCCGGCTGGATAGAAGTAGACCCCAACGAAATATGGTTCACCATGCTGTCCGCCATCGAAGAGCTGATCGGACGTGCAGGGATACAGGCAGCGGAAATAGCGGGCATTGGCATAGCCAGCCAGCGGGAAACCACTGTGATCTGGGACCGCAGTTCAGGAGAACCTGTTTATAATGCGATCCAGTGGCAGGACCGCCGCACATCCAAACGCTGCGATGAATTCCGGTACCAGGGCTTTTCCAGCCTTATCCGCCGGAAGACAGGTCTCATCCTCGACGCTTATTTCTCCGCCAGCAAGATATCCTGGATACTCGATCATATTAAGGACGGCCGCATTCGCGCGGAACAGGGCAAACTGGCTTTCGGTACCATCGATGCCTGGCTGGTATGGAAGCTTACCGCCGGTAAAACGCATGTGACCGATGTAACGAACGCTTCGCGCACCATGCTCTTCAATATACATACCCTGCAGTGGGATGAAGAGCTGCTGCGCCTTTTCAATATCCCGCATCAGCTGTTGCCTGATATCTGCTCCAACAGCGAGATCATTGCGGAAACCGAACCTTCTATCCTGGAAGCGGTTATTCCCATAGCGGCCATGGCCGGTGACCAGCAGGCCGCCCTTTTCGGGCAGATGTGCCTGGAGCCGGGCATGGTGAAGAACACTTATGGCAGCGGATGTTTTGCCCTCATGAATATTGGGTCAAAACCCATCATTCCGGAACAGCAGTTGCTGACCACCGTAGCCTGGCGCATCGGGGGAGAGGTGACCTACGCCCTTGAAGGCAGCGTTTTCGGCGGCAGCTCCGTATTCCGCTGGATCCGCGATGGCCTCGGGCTGATAGAATCAACAGCCGAGATAGAAGCCCTCGCCCAAACGGAGCCGGACAATGGCGGCGTGCTTTTTGTGCCTGCTTTGTCGGGTTTGGGAACACCGTACTGGGACCCCTACGCCCGCGGCATGATCATCGGTATCACCCGGGGCACCACCTCCGGCCATATCGCCCGCGCCGCCCTCGAAGGGGTAGCGCTCGGTATTGCCGATGCACTCGAGGCCATGGAAAAAGAAAGCGGCCGGGCCATCACCGCCCTGCGCGTTGCCGGAACTTCTGCCACGTATGAGTTTTTCATGCAGATGCAGACCGATATCCTCGGATATCCCGTCATGCGCCCGAAGGTAATGCCCGCCAGCGCTACCGGCGTGGCCTACCTGGCAGGACTGGCCACCGATTTCTGGACGATGGAGGAAGTCAGGGCCCAGTACACCATTGCCAGGGTCTTTGAACCGAACCCGCCCGCCCCGGGACAGACCGTGCTGCGTGAAAAATGGCAAAAAGCCATCGCACGCGTGAAGAACTGGGACTTTTAG
- a CDS encoding PadR family transcriptional regulator: MENKPNAYFITRWQSQIKKGLFEYIIMLLLQKKERYGYELISEIKQMADMDIAEGTIYPLLSRLKKEKLVDSRWVEMDEGVPRKYYKLTELGNEYLETMYQYLGELMQAIADLKNV, encoded by the coding sequence ATGGAGAATAAGCCAAATGCCTATTTCATCACCCGGTGGCAATCCCAGATAAAAAAAGGACTGTTCGAATATATCATTATGCTGCTCCTGCAGAAAAAGGAGCGGTACGGATATGAGCTGATCAGCGAGATCAAGCAGATGGCGGACATGGATATTGCCGAAGGAACGATCTACCCCCTGCTCAGCCGGCTTAAAAAAGAGAAGCTGGTGGATTCCCGATGGGTGGAGATGGATGAAGGTGTTCCCCGGAAATATTACAAGCTCACGGAGCTTGGCAATGAATATCTCGAAACCATGTATCAATACCTCGGTGAGCTGATGCAGGCCATCGCAGATCTGAAAAATGTGTAA
- a CDS encoding glycoside hydrolase family 125 protein, translated as MIRRKFLQQSALLSSAVLLRPVLSWANTADFPVVRIPAAERKFRSEAVEKAIAAVKSKSGNQELAWLFENCFPNTLDTTVEYEMKNGRPDTYVITGDIDAMWLRDSTAQVSPYLPLVKEDKDLQHLIAGVINHQVKCIHKDPYANAFYKDENKRGEWATDLTDMKPGIHERKWEIDSLCYPIRLAYQYWKITGDTAPFDTAWKESIALTLKTFREQQRKDGPGPYHFQRKTSWATDGVPLAGYGYPVKPVGLICSSFRPSDDATIYNFLIPSNFFAVISLRQAAEMLQALQKDAALAGECRALATEVENALKQYAVVTHPQFGKVYAYEVNGFGSFNLMDDANVPSLLSLPYLGAIKPNDPVYANTRKLILSSENPFFFSGKAAKGIGSPHTGVDRIWPISITMQGLTSNNEAEIRQCLQTLQKCHAGKGFMHESFHQDDPAEFTRSWFAWANTLFGEFVWKVFNERPHLLK; from the coding sequence ATGATCAGAAGAAAATTCTTGCAACAATCCGCGTTACTTTCCTCCGCAGTACTCCTGCGCCCGGTATTGTCCTGGGCAAACACTGCTGATTTTCCTGTTGTGCGTATTCCCGCAGCGGAGCGCAAATTCCGCAGCGAAGCTGTTGAAAAAGCCATCGCCGCTGTAAAAAGCAAAAGCGGCAACCAGGAACTGGCCTGGCTTTTCGAGAACTGTTTCCCGAATACGCTGGACACCACCGTTGAATATGAAATGAAGAACGGCCGCCCGGATACCTACGTGATCACCGGAGATATCGATGCCATGTGGCTGCGTGACAGCACCGCACAGGTATCGCCGTACCTGCCGCTGGTAAAAGAAGATAAGGACCTGCAGCATCTGATAGCCGGTGTGATCAACCACCAGGTAAAATGCATCCATAAAGATCCTTATGCCAATGCCTTTTACAAGGACGAGAACAAACGCGGCGAATGGGCCACGGACCTTACCGACATGAAACCGGGCATTCACGAGCGCAAATGGGAGATCGATTCCCTTTGTTACCCGATCCGCCTGGCCTATCAATACTGGAAGATCACCGGCGATACCGCACCTTTCGATACCGCCTGGAAAGAATCCATAGCGCTTACGCTGAAAACATTCCGGGAACAGCAACGGAAAGACGGCCCCGGCCCTTATCACTTCCAGCGGAAGACTTCCTGGGCAACGGACGGCGTGCCGCTGGCGGGCTACGGTTATCCCGTAAAACCCGTAGGTCTCATCTGTTCTTCGTTCCGCCCAAGCGATGATGCCACCATCTATAACTTCCTCATTCCCTCCAACTTCTTTGCAGTAATCAGCCTCCGGCAGGCAGCGGAAATGCTGCAGGCGCTGCAGAAAGACGCCGCCCTCGCCGGCGAATGCCGTGCGCTGGCCACCGAAGTGGAGAACGCATTGAAACAATACGCTGTAGTTACCCATCCGCAATTCGGAAAGGTATATGCATACGAAGTGAACGGCTTCGGCAGCTTCAACCTCATGGATGACGCCAACGTGCCAAGTCTGCTGTCCCTCCCGTATCTCGGCGCCATAAAGCCCAATGATCCGGTATATGCGAACACCCGCAAACTGATCCTTTCTTCAGAGAACCCTTTCTTCTTTTCCGGCAAGGCCGCAAAAGGGATCGGAAGTCCGCATACCGGTGTAGACCGCATCTGGCCCATCAGCATTACCATGCAGGGGCTGACCAGCAACAACGAAGCAGAGATCCGTCAATGCCTGCAGACCTTGCAGAAATGCCATGCCGGCAAAGGTTTTATGCATGAATCTTTCCATCAGGACGATCCCGCAGAATTCACCCGGTCATGGTTCGCATGGGCCAATACGCTGTTTGGAGAATTTGTCTGGAAGGTCTTCAACGAAAGGCCGCATCTGCTGAAATGA
- a CDS encoding MFS transporter, whose amino-acid sequence MEGSTIMKDKKYYPWLVVALLWFVAMLNYLDRQMLSTMKPSIEGDISALESATNFGRLMAVFLWIYGLMSPISGMIADKLSRKWLIVGSLFVWSAVTLLMGFAQNFEQLYWLRALMGVSEALYLPAALSLIADYHGSKTRSLAVGVHMTGLYMGQALGGFGATIAAAYSWQATFHWIGLLGVVYAVVLILFLREKRPDAPGVADGGSREKVPLFKGVKGLLTLLPFWIILLYFAIPSLPGWAIKNWLPTLFAGSLHVPMSEAGPIATVTIAISSFIGVIVGGTMSDRWVQRNVRGRIFTSAIGLGLTIPALFLLGVEQSTYYLVASAFCFGFGFGMFDANNMPILCQFVAARYRATAYGLMNMAGVFSGAFITNFLGRSSDAGNLARDFAWMSVVIIAAVGMLLIFLKPKVKDFGEIVALRRDLP is encoded by the coding sequence ATGGAGGGATCCACGATCATGAAAGACAAGAAATATTATCCATGGTTAGTCGTTGCTTTGCTCTGGTTCGTAGCCATGCTCAATTACCTGGACCGGCAGATGCTCTCCACGATGAAGCCTTCCATTGAAGGGGACATCAGCGCCCTGGAAAGCGCAACCAACTTTGGCCGTTTAATGGCGGTGTTCCTGTGGATATACGGCCTCATGTCACCTATTTCCGGTATGATCGCGGACAAGCTGAGCCGCAAATGGCTGATCGTAGGCAGCCTCTTTGTATGGTCTGCCGTTACGCTGCTGATGGGGTTTGCGCAGAACTTTGAACAGCTTTACTGGCTCCGGGCTTTAATGGGCGTGAGCGAAGCACTATATCTCCCTGCGGCCTTGTCGCTCATTGCGGATTATCACGGGTCAAAAACCCGTTCCCTTGCCGTGGGAGTGCATATGACCGGGCTGTACATGGGCCAGGCACTGGGTGGTTTTGGTGCTACCATTGCCGCCGCATATTCCTGGCAGGCCACCTTTCACTGGATTGGTCTGCTTGGTGTGGTGTATGCCGTTGTGCTGATACTTTTCCTGCGCGAAAAACGTCCGGATGCCCCGGGCGTTGCGGACGGCGGCAGTCGTGAGAAAGTGCCGCTTTTCAAAGGGGTGAAGGGCTTGCTCACTTTACTTCCCTTCTGGATCATCCTGCTGTATTTCGCTATCCCCAGTTTGCCGGGATGGGCGATCAAGAACTGGTTGCCGACACTTTTTGCGGGCAGCCTGCATGTGCCGATGAGCGAAGCCGGTCCCATTGCAACGGTCACTATTGCCATATCCTCGTTTATTGGCGTCATCGTTGGCGGTACTATGTCAGACCGCTGGGTGCAGCGCAACGTCAGGGGCCGGATATTTACCAGCGCCATAGGACTGGGATTGACCATACCCGCTTTGTTTTTACTGGGCGTAGAACAGTCCACTTACTATCTCGTAGCCTCGGCGTTTTGCTTCGGTTTCGGTTTCGGTATGTTCGATGCGAACAATATGCCTATCCTTTGCCAGTTCGTAGCCGCGAGGTACAGAGCTACGGCTTATGGGCTCATGAATATGGCCGGCGTTTTTTCCGGTGCATTCATCACCAACTTCCTCGGCAGATCTTCCGATGCGGGTAATCTGGCACGGGATTTTGCCTGGATGTCTGTTGTGATCATTGCTGCGGTCGGCATGCTGCTGATATTCCTGAAACCGAAGGTGAAAGACTTCGGGGAAATTGTCGCGCTCCGCCGCGATCTCCCGTGA